One region of Deinococcus seoulensis genomic DNA includes:
- a CDS encoding HU family DNA-binding protein, producing the protein MAKSTKPAAKKPATRPAKAAPKAADAGKIAKTQIIDMVAERTSLNKKQAGEAVSTMVDCVIDALRSGTSVGLPGLGTLSIAQTAARTGVKPGTSERITIPAGKKVRFKVATTLKGDL; encoded by the coding sequence ATGGCCAAGAGCACCAAGCCCGCCGCGAAGAAGCCCGCCACCCGCCCGGCCAAAGCCGCCCCCAAGGCCGCCGACGCCGGGAAGATCGCCAAGACGCAGATCATCGACATGGTCGCCGAGCGCACCTCCCTGAACAAGAAACAGGCGGGCGAGGCGGTCAGCACCATGGTGGACTGCGTGATCGACGCGCTGCGCAGCGGCACCAGCGTGGGCCTGCCGGGCCTGGGAACGCTGAGCATCGCGCAGACTGCCGCCCGGACCGGCGTGAAACCCGGCACCAGCGAGCGCATCACCATTCCCGCCGGGAAGAAGGTGCGGTTCAAGGTCGCCACCACCCTCAAGGGCGACCTGTAA
- a CDS encoding HesA/MoeB/ThiF family protein, whose amino-acid sequence MTDPVRPTPPTGPALTRSELRRYSRQLLVPEWLDAGAQERVRAASVLVVGAGGLGGPVCMALAGAGVGRLIVADDDTVDLSNLHRQTQFTLADVGRAKAAVTAARAQAINPFVAVQPAPRLNAGNVQALLAHADLIIDATDNFGTRYLIADTCAALGREWVWGAASGTSGMVSVFGPHLGLRQLFPEAGDDLSCDEAGVIGPVPAVVGNLMALEALKVLGGVGEPLRGRLWTFDALSARTRTLNLRPPTAPAVGEMGEEVS is encoded by the coding sequence ATGACCGATCCCGTCCGCCCCACCCCCCCCACCGGCCCCGCTCTGACCCGCAGCGAGTTGCGCCGCTACTCCCGGCAACTGCTGGTGCCCGAGTGGCTGGACGCCGGCGCGCAGGAGCGGGTGCGGGCGGCCTCGGTGCTGGTCGTGGGGGCGGGCGGGCTGGGCGGCCCGGTGTGCATGGCGCTGGCCGGGGCGGGCGTGGGCCGCCTGATCGTCGCGGACGACGACACGGTGGACCTCAGCAACCTGCACCGGCAGACGCAATTCACGCTGGCCGACGTGGGACGCGCCAAGGCGGCCGTCACGGCGGCGCGCGCGCAGGCCATCAACCCGTTCGTGGCGGTGCAGCCCGCGCCCCGCCTGAACGCCGGGAACGTGCAGGCACTGCTGGCACACGCGGACCTGATCATCGACGCCACCGACAACTTCGGGACGCGGTACCTGATCGCCGACACCTGCGCCGCGCTGGGCCGCGAGTGGGTGTGGGGCGCAGCCAGCGGCACCAGCGGCATGGTCAGCGTGTTCGGCCCGCACCTGGGATTACGGCAACTGTTCCCGGAGGCCGGCGACGACCTGTCCTGCGACGAGGCGGGCGTGATCGGCCCGGTCCCGGCCGTGGTGGGGAACCTGATGGCGCTGGAGGCCCTGAAGGTGCTGGGCGGCGTGGGCGAGCCGCTGCGCGGGCGACTGTGGACCTTCGACGCCCTGAGCGCCCGCACCCGCACCCTGAACCTGCGCCCTCCCACCGCCCCGGCAGTGGGGGAGATGGGGGAGGAGGTGAGCTGA
- a CDS encoding glycerol-3-phosphate acyltransferase codes for MPALILLSSYLLGSLVSGVLYSRARGLDIRGRDLPGASGTYRQYGAAAAALVTGGDLLKGVLAALIARQFAPELGWLAVLGVVLGHCYPVFFRFRGGAGIMPLIGALLILAPLTLLVTLGVAALVIPAYRAWGQRRVGLNAVPFAAAVAVPVGLLFAARYGGLPELLAGGAVMAARSVQLLLRPEGAA; via the coding sequence ATGCCCGCCCTGATCCTGCTGTCCTCCTACCTGCTGGGTTCGCTGGTGTCGGGCGTGCTGTACTCCCGCGCGCGGGGCCTGGACATCCGGGGGCGGGACCTGCCGGGCGCCAGCGGCACGTACCGGCAGTACGGCGCGGCGGCGGCAGCCCTGGTGACGGGCGGCGACCTCCTGAAGGGCGTGCTGGCGGCCCTGATCGCGCGGCAGTTTGCCCCGGAGCTGGGGTGGCTGGCCGTGCTGGGCGTGGTGCTGGGGCACTGCTACCCGGTGTTCTTCCGGTTCCGGGGCGGGGCGGGCATCATGCCGCTGATCGGGGCGCTGCTGATCCTGGCCCCGCTGACGCTGCTGGTCACGCTGGGCGTGGCGGCGCTGGTCATTCCGGCGTACCGGGCGTGGGGGCAGCGGCGCGTGGGCCTGAACGCCGTGCCGTTCGCGGCGGCGGTGGCCGTGCCGGTGGGACTGCTGTTCGCCGCGCGGTACGGGGGCCTGCCGGAACTGCTGGCGGGCGGCGCGGTCATGGCGGCGCGCAGCGTGCAGTTGCTGCTGCGTCCGGAGGGCGCGGCGTGA
- a CDS encoding tetratricopeptide repeat protein, translating to MRGLRSALLAALLAAGLTGTAQGAAVLEDRTLRSENGAQLLWSRSYPDELGSLSGPLEVGNTVYVGVGPVVFAYRSATGAPLGRADLPGLVTSLDASGGVVRVTTQLGGVNERFTLSSENGTLSVLERVVFPPDITVTGWLARAADSVPPTDVQAAAAQDPLNPFLALRQAQASPGDPYAALSAVRRALNVSVPFPAWVQLAARLDGAGFPSAADLALDRARRDAAARGVDPDIPISRSALGAFGNPSGYVGTLLEQNRLARADIWMTYLRELHPRFQGGPALYARYARILEQQGREGEAEEWRQFTRSLRGGTLYNLGPEGLNSVRGAARLSAAALLLTLAAALLTLAARAWPAQREDTRALGGRYRSWLRHPLSRARRVFVAYASPGERLLLTLLGAALVGAVGGVQWAGQVSVQLQSPALSSGTYGGGWWNAQLANLNLRPGPDAALLTGLAAQLDGDNSLARTLYTQALPDACARNNLGVIAQVRGDEPQARELYRAALSGRPDLSAAAFNLGLNPGSASLEFQRTNRPGEPRLCYPDQRSVTRAVTGDMSVTLRAALSDPVGLLGNPAVGTRVSAALLASAALTALLALALLLPRTVTPLRRSRPPGFRLLALLLPGAGVLDSPWGGMLLLSWGAVMAALSPATGLVFFPNLPFLNQPGSQAALLSALILTYVLNTLTFVTAEVRHARRVRRDDPDRDPPPTS from the coding sequence GTGAGAGGCCTGCGGAGCGCGCTGCTGGCGGCGCTGCTGGCGGCCGGGCTGACCGGGACGGCGCAGGGCGCGGCCGTACTGGAGGACCGCACGCTGCGTTCCGAGAACGGCGCGCAGCTGCTGTGGTCCCGCTCGTACCCGGACGAACTGGGCAGCCTGTCCGGCCCGCTGGAAGTCGGGAATACCGTGTACGTGGGCGTGGGGCCGGTGGTGTTCGCGTACCGCAGCGCCACGGGCGCGCCGCTGGGCCGCGCGGACCTGCCGGGACTGGTCACGTCGCTGGACGCCTCGGGGGGTGTGGTGCGCGTGACGACGCAACTGGGCGGCGTGAACGAACGTTTCACGCTGTCCAGTGAGAACGGCACCCTGAGCGTGCTCGAACGCGTGGTGTTCCCGCCGGACATCACCGTGACCGGCTGGCTGGCCCGCGCCGCCGACAGCGTCCCCCCCACCGACGTGCAGGCGGCGGCCGCGCAGGACCCGCTGAATCCGTTCCTGGCGTTGCGGCAGGCGCAGGCCAGTCCGGGCGACCCGTACGCGGCCCTGAGTGCCGTGCGGCGCGCCCTGAACGTCAGCGTGCCGTTCCCGGCGTGGGTGCAGCTGGCCGCCCGGCTGGACGGCGCGGGGTTTCCGTCGGCGGCGGACCTGGCGCTGGACCGGGCGCGGCGGGACGCGGCGGCGCGCGGCGTGGACCCGGACATCCCGATCTCGCGGTCGGCGCTGGGCGCGTTCGGGAATCCCAGCGGGTACGTGGGCACGCTGCTCGAACAGAACCGGCTGGCCCGCGCGGACATCTGGATGACGTACCTGCGTGAACTGCACCCCCGCTTTCAGGGTGGCCCGGCGCTGTACGCCCGGTACGCGCGGATTCTGGAACAGCAGGGCCGCGAGGGTGAGGCCGAGGAGTGGCGGCAGTTCACGCGGTCCCTGCGGGGCGGCACGCTGTACAACCTGGGGCCTGAAGGCCTGAACAGCGTGCGCGGCGCGGCCCGGCTGTCGGCCGCGGCGCTGCTGCTGACGCTGGCGGCGGCGCTGCTGACCCTGGCGGCCCGCGCGTGGCCCGCCCAGCGGGAGGATACCCGCGCGCTGGGCGGCCGGTACCGCTCGTGGTTGCGGCATCCGCTGTCGCGGGCGCGGCGGGTGTTCGTGGCGTACGCCTCGCCCGGCGAGCGGCTGCTGCTGACGCTGCTGGGCGCGGCGCTGGTGGGCGCGGTGGGCGGCGTGCAGTGGGCCGGTCAGGTCAGCGTGCAGCTGCAGTCCCCGGCGCTGTCCAGCGGCACGTACGGGGGCGGGTGGTGGAACGCGCAACTGGCGAACCTGAACCTGCGTCCCGGCCCGGACGCCGCGCTGCTGACCGGGCTGGCCGCGCAGCTCGACGGTGACAACAGCCTGGCGCGCACGCTGTACACGCAGGCGCTGCCGGACGCCTGCGCCCGCAACAACCTGGGCGTGATCGCGCAGGTGCGCGGCGACGAACCGCAGGCGCGCGAACTGTACCGCGCGGCGCTGTCGGGCCGTCCGGACCTGAGTGCGGCGGCGTTCAACCTGGGCCTGAATCCGGGGTCGGCGTCCCTGGAGTTCCAGCGGACGAACCGGCCGGGCGAGCCGCGCCTGTGCTACCCGGATCAGCGCAGCGTGACGCGGGCCGTCACGGGCGACATGAGCGTCACGCTGCGCGCGGCCCTGAGCGACCCGGTGGGCCTGCTGGGGAACCCGGCGGTGGGCACGCGGGTGTCGGCGGCGCTGCTGGCGTCGGCGGCCCTGACGGCGCTGCTGGCGCTGGCGCTGCTGCTGCCGCGCACGGTCACGCCGCTGCGCCGCTCGCGCCCGCCGGGTTTCCGGCTGCTGGCGCTGCTGCTGCCGGGTGCCGGGGTGCTGGACAGCCCCTGGGGCGGCATGCTGCTGCTGTCGTGGGGCGCGGTGATGGCGGCCCTGTCGCCCGCCACGGGGCTGGTGTTCTTCCCGAACCTGCCGTTCCTGAACCAGCCGGGGTCGCAGGCGGCGCTGCTGAGCGCCCTGATCCTGACGTACGTGCTGAACACCCTGACCTTCGTGACGGCCGAGGTGCGCCACGCGCGGCGGGTGCGGCGCGACGACCCGGACAGGGACCCGCCGCCCACCTCCTGA
- a CDS encoding UbiX family flavin prenyltransferase, whose translation MKLVVGVSGGSGIPYAHAVLRALHDLNVESHLIVSSGAKRVMTAEGSGPQLPDLTALARHVHDDRDLAAGVASGSFRTDGMLIVPCSAGTLAKVAHGFADNLLARAAHVTLKERRPLVLVLREDPLPRPALLNMLAAHDAGATVMTASAGFYHAPRSVEELLHFVTARVLDQFGLDVPGFQRWREDTP comes from the coding sequence ATGAAGCTGGTGGTCGGTGTTTCCGGTGGAAGCGGCATTCCGTACGCGCACGCGGTCCTGCGCGCCCTGCACGACCTGAACGTGGAGTCGCACCTGATCGTGTCCAGCGGCGCCAAGCGGGTCATGACCGCCGAGGGCAGCGGGCCGCAACTGCCGGACCTGACGGCCCTGGCCCGGCACGTGCATGACGACCGGGACCTCGCGGCGGGCGTGGCGAGCGGGTCGTTCCGCACGGACGGCATGCTGATCGTGCCGTGCAGCGCGGGCACCCTGGCGAAGGTCGCGCACGGCTTCGCGGACAACCTGCTGGCGCGCGCGGCGCACGTGACCCTCAAGGAGCGGCGCCCGCTGGTGCTGGTGCTGCGCGAGGACCCGCTGCCGCGCCCGGCGCTGCTGAACATGCTGGCCGCGCACGACGCGGGCGCGACGGTCATGACGGCCAGCGCGGGCTTCTACCACGCGCCCCGCAGCGTGGAGGAACTGCTGCACTTCGTGACGGCGCGGGTGCTCGATCAGTTCGGGCTGGACGTGCCGGGCTTCCAGCGCTGGCGTGAGGACACGCCGTGA
- the ispD gene encoding 2-C-methyl-D-erythritol 4-phosphate cytidylyltransferase yields the protein MRVAALIPAAGSGTRLGLGPKAFVPVEGRTLLGRSAAALAPHVHEVLIALPAGLDLPGDVPGRAVVGGDTRQASVLALLRATDADVVLIHDAARPFLPARVIRDLLAAVQEVGAATAALPVADTLVRADPAGSWGTLTPREGLWAVQTPQAFRRAALIAAHEAALADGHAATDDAGLIARAGQPVALVPGDARLLKVTTPGDLLIAQALARVWDAEVS from the coding sequence GTGAGGGTCGCGGCGCTGATCCCGGCGGCCGGGTCCGGCACCCGCCTGGGCCTTGGTCCCAAGGCGTTCGTGCCGGTCGAGGGGCGCACGCTGCTGGGCCGCTCGGCCGCCGCGCTCGCCCCGCACGTGCACGAGGTCCTGATCGCGCTGCCCGCCGGGCTGGACCTGCCGGGCGACGTGCCGGGCCGCGCCGTGGTGGGCGGCGACACGCGGCAGGCGAGCGTGCTGGCGCTGCTGCGCGCCACGGACGCCGACGTGGTCCTGATTCACGACGCCGCGCGGCCCTTCCTGCCCGCGCGCGTGATCCGTGATCTGCTGGCCGCCGTGCAGGAGGTCGGGGCGGCCACCGCCGCGCTGCCCGTGGCAGACACGCTGGTCCGCGCCGACCCGGCGGGCAGCTGGGGCACCCTGACGCCTCGCGAGGGCCTGTGGGCCGTGCAGACCCCGCAGGCGTTCCGGCGCGCGGCCCTGATCGCCGCGCACGAGGCCGCGCTGGCCGACGGTCACGCCGCCACCGACGACGCCGGCCTGATCGCCCGCGCCGGGCAGCCCGTGGCGCTGGTGCCCGGCGACGCCCGCCTGCTGAAGGTCACCACGCCCGGCGACCTGCTGATCGCGCAGGCGCTGGCCCGCGTGTGGGATGCTGAGGTGTCATGA
- a CDS encoding 4-(cytidine 5'-diphospho)-2-C-methyl-D-erythritol kinase: MSHVPADPALPVTYFAPAKVNLGLSVRDLRADGYHELHSLMVPLNVGDDLDIAPADTLTLSVQGADLPTDERNLVFRAARAYLDAAGVDGGAAITLHKRLPLASGLGGGSSDAATTLMALARLYPAGVDLPGLALKLGADVPFFLLGRAAVASGVGEILDPLPVPPVSLVLVNPGVEVSARDAYTWLDAEEAFTPALDTEAILAALTNGRPVPYLNALQGPVAARHAPIREALGALEAAGLHSALMSGSGSTCFAVARDDAHAHDAAHALARQFPHWWVQATRTL, encoded by the coding sequence ATGAGCCACGTTCCCGCCGACCCTGCCCTGCCCGTCACGTACTTCGCGCCGGCGAAGGTGAACCTGGGCCTGAGTGTCCGTGACCTGCGCGCCGACGGGTACCACGAACTGCACTCGCTGATGGTGCCGCTGAACGTCGGGGACGACCTGGACATCGCCCCGGCCGATACCCTGACCCTGAGCGTGCAGGGCGCGGACCTGCCGACCGACGAACGCAACCTGGTGTTCCGCGCCGCCCGCGCGTACCTGGACGCCGCCGGCGTGGACGGTGGGGCGGCCATCACGCTGCACAAGCGCCTGCCGCTGGCGTCCGGGCTGGGGGGCGGCAGCAGCGACGCCGCGACCACCCTGATGGCCCTGGCGCGCCTGTACCCGGCGGGCGTGGACCTGCCAGGGCTGGCCCTGAAGCTGGGCGCGGACGTGCCGTTCTTCCTGCTGGGGCGCGCCGCCGTGGCGTCCGGCGTGGGCGAGATCCTGGACCCGCTGCCCGTGCCGCCCGTGTCACTGGTCCTCGTGAACCCCGGCGTGGAGGTCAGTGCCCGCGACGCCTACACCTGGCTGGACGCCGAGGAAGCCTTCACGCCCGCCCTGGACACCGAGGCGATCCTGGCCGCCCTGACGAACGGCCGTCCCGTCCCGTACCTGAACGCCCTGCAGGGTCCGGTCGCAGCCCGCCACGCCCCCATCCGCGAGGCGCTGGGCGCGCTGGAAGCGGCGGGCCTGCACTCCGCGCTGATGAGCGGTTCGGGCAGCACCTGTTTCGCCGTGGCCCGCGACGACGCCCACGCGCATGACGCCGCGCACGCCCTGGCCCGGCAGTTCCCGCACTGGTGGGTGCAGGCCACGCGCACGCTGTAG
- a CDS encoding MFS transporter: MLWLRPLTMLRLLALLTLCETVRTGLFVSALPVSGPGLGLSAAVIGVMAGAHYLADALAKGPGGLLVQRWGLGAALLPGPLLGLLALLVTRYWPHPASGVLACAAWGLGYAALWPGIMSASQALAVPGRTARALTVSNLSVAPAILTGALIVGPLMTTHPDATWNALLAAQVLAAGLALSLARLRLLAPDAPPGPAWRDWQRVAALLPAAFVQTLAPALLSTVLYPLLRHLNLSLRDLLLPGALALTTFALSVWLIGRRADRGHPRRALLPGLLLLAVTFALAAVPGMTALLLPLGALIGLGYGAFITGWNGLVARTLPEGQQAAAWGTVMAVEALGYAAGPVLGGVAWQLAGVTGVFGLGAAAFLGALLYDLTRHRTRRAAATRPA, translated from the coding sequence GTGTTGTGGCTGCGGCCCCTGACCATGCTGCGGCTCCTGGCGCTGCTGACCCTGTGCGAGACGGTGCGCACCGGGCTGTTCGTGTCGGCCCTGCCCGTCAGTGGCCCCGGCCTGGGCCTGAGCGCCGCCGTGATCGGCGTGATGGCCGGCGCGCACTACCTTGCCGACGCGCTCGCCAAGGGCCCCGGCGGGCTGCTGGTGCAGCGCTGGGGGCTGGGCGCCGCCCTGCTGCCGGGGCCGCTGCTGGGCCTGCTGGCGCTGCTGGTCACGCGGTACTGGCCGCACCCGGCGAGCGGCGTACTGGCCTGCGCCGCCTGGGGCCTGGGCTACGCGGCGCTGTGGCCGGGCATCATGAGCGCCTCGCAGGCGCTGGCCGTGCCCGGACGCACCGCCCGCGCCCTGACGGTCAGTAACCTGAGTGTGGCGCCCGCCATCCTGACCGGCGCGCTGATCGTCGGGCCACTCATGACCACCCACCCGGACGCCACCTGGAACGCCCTGCTGGCCGCGCAGGTCCTCGCGGCCGGACTGGCCCTGAGTCTCGCCCGGCTGCGCCTCCTGGCACCCGACGCGCCTCCCGGCCCGGCGTGGCGGGACTGGCAGCGCGTGGCGGCCCTGCTGCCCGCCGCGTTCGTGCAGACGCTCGCCCCGGCCCTGCTGAGCACCGTCCTGTACCCGCTGCTGCGCCACCTGAACCTGAGCCTGCGTGACCTGCTGCTGCCCGGCGCGCTGGCCCTGACCACCTTCGCCCTGAGCGTCTGGCTGATCGGCCGCCGCGCCGACCGGGGCCACCCGCGCCGCGCGCTGCTGCCGGGCCTGCTGCTGCTGGCCGTGACCTTCGCGCTGGCCGCCGTGCCCGGCATGACCGCCCTGCTGCTCCCGCTGGGCGCGCTGATCGGCCTGGGGTACGGCGCGTTCATCACCGGCTGGAACGGACTGGTCGCCCGCACCCTGCCGGAAGGGCAGCAGGCCGCCGCGTGGGGGACCGTCATGGCCGTCGAGGCGCTCGGGTACGCGGCTGGCCCCGTGCTGGGCGGCGTGGCGTGGCAACTGGCGGGCGTGACCGGCGTGTTCGGCCTCGGCGCGGCCGCGTTCCTGGGGGCGCTGCTGTACGACCTGACCCGCCACCGCACGCGCCGCGCCGCAGCAACCAGACCGGCGTGA
- a CDS encoding penicillin acylase family protein, producing MGRGVLGLLVLLLLAGGGAFAWLKTTSGAQRSGSVTVPGVSGPVTVTRDAWGVPHIRAATDADAVYALGFVHWQDRAWQMDFQRRVAQGRLSEVLGGAALEQDRFLRTWGFERAALSALPALSAQSRALIRAYTAGVNAAQAQGKVALEFRILGYTPEPWRDVDSVSWSKLMAFDLGGNYEEEVLGAQVVRKLGEDGLDQVTAPYPAGAPTILSADELTGAAQSLTGVRAGADDTQAAAPALPQATVLPHEAVLPQETVQALRSHLLAARTLGLQAVPGKGSNDWVIAGSRTESGKPILADDPHLSLTAPMLWYLADVQGDRLRAIGASIPGLPAIVIGRNDRVAWGVTNVNPDVQDLYIEPEDAPLTSRREVIRVKGEADVTLTVRSSAHGPIISDAGAGAVGPRVALKWTALQGGDTTMDAFLGLNYAQNWADFTGALRSYVAPSQNFVYADVDGNTGYYAPGRVPIRSGWDGSLPVSGDGSREWQGFIPFEELPHTLNPADGLVVTANNKVVPGSYPHALGNDRNWAEPYRARRITDLLSAAGKLTVPDVQRVQLDTTSLVWADFRDPLLGTRPGSDRARQALAQLQGWDGNETTGSVPATLFEAWLMQLQEMARDELGTDTVMNSLSVLNQLRGNGELCAVNGNGDCQALLTRTLDAALNDLEGRLGTDMSTWTYGRLHTVASNHRAFGNVQALAWLFNHSAPTPGGTNTVNVARPEHGTFRQTHGPSYRQVVDLANPNDSVFIGSLGQDGNPLGAHAADQQPRWIAGEYLPMSTDPADWGRVSTLTLKP from the coding sequence CTGGGCCGGGGGGTGCTGGGCCTGCTGGTCCTGCTGCTGCTGGCGGGCGGGGGCGCGTTCGCGTGGCTGAAGACGACTTCGGGGGCGCAGCGGAGCGGCTCCGTGACGGTTCCCGGCGTGTCGGGGCCGGTCACGGTCACGCGTGACGCCTGGGGCGTGCCGCACATCCGCGCCGCGACCGACGCGGACGCCGTGTACGCGCTGGGCTTCGTGCACTGGCAGGACCGCGCGTGGCAGATGGACTTCCAGCGGCGCGTGGCGCAGGGCCGCCTGTCCGAGGTGCTGGGCGGCGCGGCGCTGGAACAGGACCGGTTCCTGCGCACCTGGGGATTCGAGCGGGCGGCCCTCTCGGCGCTGCCCGCCCTGTCCGCGCAGTCGCGGGCGCTGATCCGGGCGTACACGGCGGGCGTGAACGCCGCGCAGGCGCAGGGGAAGGTCGCGCTGGAGTTCCGGATTCTGGGGTACACGCCGGAACCCTGGCGGGACGTGGACAGCGTCTCCTGGAGCAAACTGATGGCCTTCGACCTGGGCGGCAACTACGAGGAGGAAGTGCTGGGCGCGCAGGTGGTCCGTAAGCTCGGTGAGGACGGCCTGGATCAGGTGACGGCCCCGTACCCGGCGGGCGCGCCGACCATCCTGAGTGCCGATGAACTGACCGGCGCGGCGCAGTCCCTGACCGGCGTCCGCGCCGGGGCGGACGACACGCAGGCCGCCGCACCAGCCCTGCCGCAGGCGACCGTGCTGCCACACGAGGCGGTGCTGCCACAGGAGACCGTGCAGGCGCTGCGTTCGCATCTGCTGGCCGCGCGGACGCTGGGATTGCAGGCGGTGCCGGGCAAGGGCAGCAACGACTGGGTGATCGCCGGGAGCCGCACGGAAAGCGGGAAGCCCATCCTGGCGGACGACCCGCACCTGAGCCTGACCGCGCCGATGCTGTGGTACCTCGCGGACGTGCAGGGTGACCGTCTGCGGGCCATCGGGGCGAGCATTCCGGGCCTGCCGGCCATCGTGATCGGCCGGAACGACCGCGTGGCGTGGGGCGTGACGAACGTGAACCCGGACGTGCAGGACCTGTACATCGAACCCGAGGACGCGCCCCTGACCAGCCGCCGCGAGGTCATCCGGGTCAAGGGTGAGGCGGACGTGACCCTCACGGTCCGTAGCAGCGCGCACGGCCCGATCATCAGTGACGCCGGGGCGGGCGCCGTGGGGCCGCGCGTGGCGCTGAAGTGGACGGCCCTGCAGGGCGGCGACACGACCATGGACGCCTTCCTGGGCCTGAACTACGCGCAGAACTGGGCGGACTTCACGGGCGCGCTGCGTTCGTACGTGGCGCCCAGCCAGAACTTCGTGTACGCCGACGTGGACGGCAACACCGGGTACTACGCGCCGGGCCGCGTGCCCATCCGCAGCGGCTGGGACGGCAGCCTGCCCGTCAGTGGCGACGGCAGCCGCGAGTGGCAGGGCTTCATTCCGTTCGAGGAGTTGCCGCACACCCTGAACCCCGCCGACGGGCTGGTCGTCACGGCGAACAACAAAGTCGTACCCGGCAGCTACCCGCACGCACTCGGCAACGACCGCAACTGGGCCGAACCGTACCGCGCACGGCGCATCACGGACCTGCTGAGCGCCGCCGGGAAACTGACCGTGCCGGACGTGCAGCGCGTGCAACTGGACACCACCAGCCTCGTCTGGGCGGACTTCCGGGACCCGCTGCTCGGCACCCGCCCCGGCAGCGACCGGGCGCGGCAGGCGCTGGCGCAGTTGCAGGGCTGGGACGGCAACGAGACGACCGGCAGCGTGCCCGCCACGCTGTTCGAGGCGTGGCTGATGCAGCTTCAGGAGATGGCCCGCGACGAACTGGGCACCGACACCGTCATGAACAGCCTGTCGGTCCTGAACCAGCTGCGCGGCAACGGCGAACTGTGCGCCGTGAACGGCAACGGCGACTGCCAGGCCCTGCTGACCCGCACGCTGGACGCCGCCCTGAACGACCTGGAAGGCCGCCTGGGAACAGACATGAGCACCTGGACGTACGGGCGACTGCACACGGTCGCCAGCAACCACCGCGCCTTCGGGAACGTGCAGGCGCTGGCGTGGCTGTTCAACCACTCGGCCCCCACGCCCGGCGGGACGAACACCGTGAACGTCGCCCGGCCCGAGCACGGCACCTTCCGGCAGACGCACGGCCCCAGTTACCGGCAGGTCGTGGACCTCGCCAACCCCAACGACAGCGTGTTCATAGGCAGCCTGGGTCAGGACGGCAACCCGCTGGGCGCGCACGCCGCCGACCAGCAACCCCGCTGGATCGCCGGGGAGTACCTGCCCATGAGTACCGACCCGGCCGACTGGGGCCGCGTGAGCACCCTGACCCTGAAGCCCTGA
- a CDS encoding single-stranded DNA-binding protein, whose amino-acid sequence MAEPHRVRDALRASMTAWATLTVRDDQARVTLAPDLDVLAPHLDQIDPAWSLTWACDSVTPPVVRARLTVHGAAREGLATAHTLHDAKLAALAEMARSYGVRPTSDPVWVEYDPEDGANTTELETDTPAPADLPERPLPPAPPRDPQMEKARRHIEDLLEQLKVAGRGGEAARILMRGYGETLEESRAIYKELHAILKG is encoded by the coding sequence ATGGCTGAACCTCACCGCGTGCGCGACGCCCTGCGCGCCAGCATGACCGCCTGGGCCACCCTGACCGTCCGGGACGATCAGGCCCGCGTGACCCTCGCCCCGGACCTCGACGTGCTCGCCCCGCACCTCGACCAGATCGACCCCGCCTGGAGTCTCACCTGGGCGTGCGACAGCGTCACGCCGCCCGTCGTGCGCGCCCGCCTGACCGTGCACGGCGCCGCCCGCGAGGGACTGGCGACCGCGCACACCCTGCACGACGCGAAACTGGCCGCGCTGGCCGAGATGGCCCGCAGCTACGGCGTGCGCCCCACCAGCGACCCCGTCTGGGTCGAATACGACCCCGAAGACGGCGCCAACACCACCGAACTGGAAACCGACACGCCCGCCCCCGCCGACCTGCCCGAACGCCCCCTGCCGCCCGCGCCGCCCCGCGACCCGCAGATGGAAAAAGCGCGCCGACACATCGAGGACCTCCTGGAGCAACTGAAAGTCGCCGGGCGCGGCGGCGAGGCCGCCCGCATCCTGATGCGCGGCTACGGCGAGACACTGGAAGAAAGCCGCGCCATCTACAAGGAACTGCACGCCATCCTCAAAGGCTGA